The genome window AATTACAATAGAGGAATGGACGCAATCCGTTACGAATCTGGTGGGTCTTCATGAAAATTCAGAGACCTATGGTGATAAAGGTGAAAGTCTGGAGCTATTTGAACAAGCTACATCTCCAAGCTCATCCGATGTGATCAGTCTGAATACGGGAGAACGCATATTTTTTAAGGTTCGGATGAATGAGAAAGAAGAGACCGTGGTATGTTGGGGATGCGCTGCAAGATCCATCACTGTGGAGAGACGGAGATTTATTGAGCTTTTGATCCGTTCCAACACAGAATTACCCGATGAGACACAGCCTGTTGTATATGAGAATGATAGGGAGCAGTATTTGACTGAATTGGGTCTCTGGCTTAGAGAGCAGATCGAAGAACCATCCAAGCAGGAATCTCAAACGGTTCCTGATCACTTTGTGGTGCCTGCTGGATTGAATGCTGAGAAGATTCTGTTCTTGCTGCAAGGGGATACACCGGATGCACATCGTCTACGATCCAAGGAACTCAACAAGCTGCTTGAGAGTTATTTTGGCGAGGAGATTGTATTGATTCCCTTAGGGGAGCAAGAGTGGGTTTTCATGGGTGATAAAGAAATCGTTACAGAAGAAGCCGAGGAAGATACACCGGATGCCCAAAAGGATTCACTGAACGCTTTTTGTCTGGGGTTACATGAACTGGTAGCCAGTGAATGGGCTGGGGTGTTCCATCTGTCTGCATCTCTGCCATGCATACCCGCAGAACAATTAGTATCAGTTACAGCGCTTCTTAAAGAAAGTGTGCAATTGGGGAGAGCATTCCATGTTACGCAGCATATTCATCTCCCATGGGATCTTCATCTGGAACGGTTGGTAGCGAGCATTCCAGATGAACAACGGATACGATTTATACAGGAAACAGGCAAGGACACGTTAATCTTAAATGATAGTGAGACTCTTGCTACGTTAGAAACCTTTTTTAGCCTGGACTGTAATGTGAGCGAGACAGCCAAACGGCTTTTTATTCATCGTAATACGTTGGTTTATCGTCTGGACAAGATCAAACAGGAGATTGGATACGATGTAAGGCACTTCGAAAGTGCTGTTCTAGTGCAGTTTTTACTGCTTATGTACAAAGTGACGAAAAAGCATTGATATTTTTGTGCAGTTTGCGAATAGTCAAACCTCATACAGATAGGGTAATATAAAAATACAAATTGTATTCGATTACAAAATGATCTCTGAGGAGGCAACAATCATGGCTGGAGTACGTTTAGAGCATATTTTCAAAAAATACCCGGGTTCTGATAAAGCAACTGTAGTTGACATTAACCTGGACATTAAAGATAAAGAATTTCTGGTATTGGTAGGTCCGTCCGGTTGTGGTAAATCAACAACACTGCGTATGATCGCAGGCCTTGAGGAAATTTCTGAAGGTAAACTCTATATCGGTGACCGTGTCGTTAATGATGTTGCACCTAAAGACCGCGATATCGCGATGGTATTCCAATCCTATGCCTTGTATCCGCATATGAGCGTATATCAAAACATGGCGTTTGGTTTGAAATTGCGTAAGGTTAAAAAAGACGAGATCGACAAACGTGTACGTGAAGCAGCTAAAATCCTGGATATCGAGCATTTGCTTGAGCGTAAACCTAAGGCATTGTCCGGTGGTCAACGTCAGCGTGTCGCTCTAGGACGTGCGATTGTCCGTGATCCACAAGTCTTCTTGATGGATGAGCCTCTCTCCAACTTGGATGCTAAACTTCGTGGTCAGATGCGTGCGGAAATCACTAAACTGGCTAAACGTTTGGAAACAACAGTTATCTACGTAACGCATGACCAGATCGAAGCAATGACGATGGGTGACCGGATCGTAGTTATGAAGGATGGTATCATCCAACAAGCAGCTTCTCCGGAAGAGTTGTATAACCTGCCGGCTAACCTGTTCGTAGCTGGTTTCATCGGTTCCCCGACAATGAACTTTATCTCGGGTAAACTGGCTGAGCAAGGTGCTAACCTGCACTTCGTAGCTCCAGGCGTGGACGTTGAAATCCCGCAAGGTAAAGCACAAGTGTTGAAATCTAGAGGATACATTGGCAAAG of Paenibacillus sp. FSL R5-0517 contains these proteins:
- a CDS encoding helix-turn-helix domain-containing protein, coding for MKFIPDLKQQIEVIIGTTLDEYEITIEEWTQSVTNLVGLHENSETYGDKGESLELFEQATSPSSSDVISLNTGERIFFKVRMNEKEETVVCWGCAARSITVERRRFIELLIRSNTELPDETQPVVYENDREQYLTELGLWLREQIEEPSKQESQTVPDHFVVPAGLNAEKILFLLQGDTPDAHRLRSKELNKLLESYFGEEIVLIPLGEQEWVFMGDKEIVTEEAEEDTPDAQKDSLNAFCLGLHELVASEWAGVFHLSASLPCIPAEQLVSVTALLKESVQLGRAFHVTQHIHLPWDLHLERLVASIPDEQRIRFIQETGKDTLILNDSETLATLETFFSLDCNVSETAKRLFIHRNTLVYRLDKIKQEIGYDVRHFESAVLVQFLLLMYKVTKKH
- the ugpC gene encoding sn-glycerol-3-phosphate ABC transporter ATP-binding protein UgpC, translating into MAGVRLEHIFKKYPGSDKATVVDINLDIKDKEFLVLVGPSGCGKSTTLRMIAGLEEISEGKLYIGDRVVNDVAPKDRDIAMVFQSYALYPHMSVYQNMAFGLKLRKVKKDEIDKRVREAAKILDIEHLLERKPKALSGGQRQRVALGRAIVRDPQVFLMDEPLSNLDAKLRGQMRAEITKLAKRLETTVIYVTHDQIEAMTMGDRIVVMKDGIIQQAASPEELYNLPANLFVAGFIGSPTMNFISGKLAEQGANLHFVAPGVDVEIPQGKAQVLKSRGYIGKEVILGVRPEDIHEEPVFLEASPNSVFSTHVDVTENLGHEMLLYLSGVGNDTTIARVDGRSNTRDGSTVKMAIDMNKVHIFDKETEVNVLLQD